One Ahaetulla prasina isolate Xishuangbanna chromosome 17, ASM2864084v1, whole genome shotgun sequence genomic window carries:
- the RIN1 gene encoding ras and Rab interactor 1 gives MTSNSAYDYPEPYANPRQGAEPLPQNISLVGRLRLTQPIWLQLGINSATALHILQREPGGTFLVRRSNTRQCQVLCLRLLNDSSPAFVTTYRLHQERAAITLEGSDRSFPTLLHLVAFYCSVPDVLPLALRLPQPIWEASTCQELEAIAHLGLEFWNSTLNAKGSSNLGSTSVRDAASPALPLSDPQGLHGPQMGGEQPTRAPGLPPASPDSPSLEDVSVRRQYFKNNIKVQVSTEAASPLSPPAAPPPPIPVGQKKKRKKQTPPHPSQPTATDGESQFSNSEYCTTGRKDS, from the exons ATGACCTCCAACTCAGCCTATGACTACCCCGAGCCCTACGCCAACCCCCGGCAAGGAGCTGAGCCCCTGCCCCAAAACATTAGCCTCGTGGGACGACTGAGGCTTACCCAACCCATTTGGCTTCAGTTGGGCATCAATTCAGCCACGGCCCTCCACATCTTGCAACGGGAACCAGGAGGG ACATTTCTGGTGCGAAGATCCAACACACGCCAGTGCCAGGTTCTCTGTCTCCGTCTTTTGAATGATTCATCGCCTGCTTTTGTGACAACTTACCGTTTACACCAAGAAAGGGCAG CTATTACACTGGAAGGATCCGATCGGAGTTTTCCCACACTTCTTCATCTCGTTGCTTTTTACTGCTCGGTTCC GGACGTCCTGCCTCTTGCGTTACGTCTCCCGCAGCCGATCTGGGAGGCTTCCACCTGCCAGGAGCTGGAAGCCATTGCTCACCTGGGACTAG AATTCTGGAATTCCACTCTCAATGCCAAGGGATCATCCAACCTGGGGTCTACATCCGTAAGGGACGCAGCCTCTCCAGCCCTCCCCCTCAGTGACCCCCAGGGTCTGCATGGGCCCCAGATGGGTGGGGAACAGCCCACGCGAGCCCCTGGCCTTCCCCCTGCTTCTCCCGACAGCCCGTCCCTTGAAGACGTGAGCGTCCGACGCCAGTATTTCAAGAACAACATCAAGGTGCAGGTTTCCACCGAGGCTGCCAGCCCCCTGTCCCCGCCGGCTGCCCCGCCGCCTCCCATTCCTGTTGGCCAGAAGAAGAAGCGGAAGAAGCAGACCCCTCCCCACCCATCCCAGCCCACCGCCACTGATGGGGAAAGCCAATTTTCCAACTCAGAATACTGCACAACCGGGAGGAAGGATTCCTAA
- the BRMS1 gene encoding breast cancer metastasis-suppressor 1 codes for MPVQPLPKEMEGEGDSATEMNGEEESDDERSASQSESEEESSEMNDDDYERRRAECVDEMLDLEKQFSEIKEKLFKERLNQVKAKLEDVISGKATEYLDPLAVLQNHMQIQIEVAGVYRGLCLEVIKHRHGCELQGAQQHLESEKVLLFDSLEERLLERIQRLEDDRHSVGLTSEWWDGKLRPKHSSKDWDSLWSSKRKKPLLVSGPYIVYMLHDIDIMEDWTAIKKAKAAVSPSKRKLEGPLKAEKLSSPPLFAAHCEDGHLHYEGEIYVKGESIFLQVGDETPVQAVITAISTGEVWLRREDASKTKIYVSQLQKGKYSIQKA; via the exons ATGCCAGTTCAGCCTCTGCCGAAGGAGATGGAAGGGGAAGGCGATTCGGCCACGGAAATGAACGGCGAGGAAGAGAGCGACGACGAACGGAGCGCCAGCCAGTCGGAATCCGAAGAGGAGAGTTCAG AGATGAACGACGACGATTACGAACGGCGCCGGGCCGAATGCGTGGATGAAATGCTAGATCTGGAGAAGCAGTTTTCCGAAATCAAAGAAAa gCTGTTTAAGGAACGTCTGAATCAGGTGAAAGCAAAATTGGAAGATGTGATATCGGGAAAAGCCACAGAATACCTCGACCCCCTGGCCGTTTTGCAGAATCACATGCAGATCCAGATTGAAGTGGCCG GGGTCTATCGAGGTTTGTGCCTGGAAGTCATCAAACACCGACATGGATGTGAGCTTCAAGGAGCACAGCAACATCTGGAG AGCGAGAAAGTGCTGCTGTTCGACAGCCTTGAGGAACGCCTGCTGGAGCGTATCCAGCGGTTGGAGGATGACCGCCACAGTGTGGGCCTCACTTCTG AGTGGTGGGATGGCAAACTTCGACCCAAGCACAGCTCCAAGGACTGGGATTCCCTCTGGTCCAGCAAGAGGAAGAAACCGCTGCTGGTGTCCG GCCCGTACATCGTTTACATGCTACACGATATCGACATCATGGAAGACTGGACGGCTATCAAAAAG GCAAAAGCTGCTGTATCTCCCTCAAAAAGGAAGCTTGAAG GCCCGCTAAAGGCTGAGAAGCTGTCTTCTCCGCCTCTCTTCGCCGCCCACTGCGAGGATGGCCACCTGCATTACGAGGGCGAGATCTACGTCAAAGGGGAGAGCATCTTCCTGCAAGTGGGAGACGAGACCCCCGTCCA GGCTGTGATCACGGCTATCAGCACCGGCGAAGTTTGGCTGCGCCGGGAAGACGCTAGCAAAACCAAGATCTACGTTTCCCAACTCCAAAAAGGCAAATATTCCATACAGAAGGCTTAG